One stretch of Arachis duranensis cultivar V14167 chromosome 1, aradu.V14167.gnm2.J7QH, whole genome shotgun sequence DNA includes these proteins:
- the LOC107461586 gene encoding equilibrative nucleotide transporter 8 yields MEAVKVSIDQDERRDTCRVAYIIHFLLGAGNLLPWNALITAVDYFAYLYPTKHIEKVFSVAYMISSVLVLLMMMSWGGWSRTTLRLRMNVGYSMFVMSLMVPPVIDWASSSTKLEDRPSGAYGLTVAAVVICGLADGLVGGSLIGSAGKLPKQYMQAVFAGTASSGIIISVLRIITKASLPQTPKGLQISAHLYFMVATVFLLCCIIFSNLQYKLPVMQEYYQSLQHDNTLCSGTRFWAVAGKIKGPAFAILIIYVVTLSIFPGFIAEDLESKLLMDWYPILLITVYNLADLIGKSLTAFYVIQSITRAIWASIIRLLFYPLFILCLHGPKWLKSEVPMIALTFLLGVTNGYLTSVLMIQTPKSVPFSESELSAIVMIVFLGFGLVGGSVLGWFWIL; encoded by the exons ATGGAAGCAGTCAAGGTCTCAATTGATCAAGATGAGAGAAGAGACACATGCAGAGTTGCTTACATAATCCATTTCTTGCTTGGTGCTGGCAACTTGCTTCCTTGGAATGCTTTAATCACTGCAGTGGATTATTTTGCGTACCTCTATCCAACCAAACACATAGAGAAGGTTTTCTCAGTGGCTTACATGATTTCATCAGTTCTAGTACTTCTCATGATGATGAGCTGGGGAGGTTGGAGCAGAACAACATTGAGGTTGCGAATGAACGTCGGGTATTCAATGTTTGTTATGTCTCTCATGGTACCTCCTGTCATTGACTGGGCCTCCAGCAGCACCAAGTTAGAGGACAGACCAAGCGGCGCCTATGGTTTGACCGTTGCAGCAGTGGTGATTTGTGGTTTAGCAGATGGCTTGGTGGGTGGAAGCTTGATAGGATCGGCCGGCAAGCTCCCAAAACAGTACATGCAAGCTGTTTTCGCCGGAACTGCATCATCAG GTATTATAATTTCAGTGTTGAGGATAATAACAAAAGCATCACTTCCACAAACACCAAAGGGACTACAAATAAGTGCTCACTTGTACTTTATGGTTGCTACTGTTTTCCTACTATGCTGCATAatcttcagcaatttgcagtaCAAGTTACCAGTCATGCAGGAGTATTATCAGAGCCTTCAACACGACAACACCTTATGCTCTGGGACAAGATTTTGGGCAGTTGCGGGGAAAATCAAGGGGCCAGCTTTCGCAATTCTCATAATCTACGTAGTGACTCTGTCTATCTTCCCAGGATTCATTGCAGAAGATCTGGAATCCAAGCTTCTAATGGATTGGTATCCTATTTTACTGATAACAGTTTATAATCTTGCTGATCTTATTGGGAAGTCATTAACTGCCTTCTATGTCATACAATCTATCACAAGGGCAATATGGGCCTCCATAATAAGGTTACTATTCTATCCACTCTTTATCCTTTGTCTTCATGGACCAAAGTGGCTGAAATCAGAAGTGCCAATGATAGCTCTTACCTTTCTGCTTGGTGTTACTAATGGTTACCTCACCAGTGTCCTTATGATTCAAACACCCAAGTCAGTGCCCTTCTCAGAATCAGAGTTATCTGCTATTGTGATGATAGTGTTCCTTGGATTTGGTTTGGTTGGTGGTTCAGTCCTAGGCTGGTTCTGGATCTTATAA
- the LOC107461602 gene encoding uncharacterized protein LOC107461602 isoform X2: protein MTSTTTMLLRSSSSSSTLNSWLPHSNHSSAEPEIIHQIPRITRSITLSASSSPKGVALPRVLSDSDLSSSVHMPWVRPPSRTTSLGPALFSFSELTEGDGAGCGGGGGGGIGIGGGRGGWGFWDSNYDNDPTDEYYRAMIAANPGNPLFLSNYARYLKEVCGDYVRAEEYCARAILADQNDGKVLSMYADLIWESHKDAPRAECYYDQAVKAAPDD from the exons aTGACAAGCACAACAACTATGCTTCTTCGAAGCTCATCATCTTCGTCCACGCTCAATTCATGGCTTCCCCATTCCAATCACTCTTCTGCCGAACCCGAAATCATTCACCAGATTCCACGAATAACTCGATCCATCACGTTGTCCGCATCGTCCTCGCCGAAAGGAGTCGCATTGCCGCGTGTTCTCTCTGATTCTGATCTCTCCTCCTCCGTACACATGCCTTGGGTTCGTCCTCCTTCCAGAACGACGTCGTTGGGCCCCGCATTGTTTTCGTTCTCCGAGTTGACAGAAGGCGACGGTGCAggttgtggtggtggtggaggaggtGGTATTGGCATTGGTGGCGGTCGCGGTGGTTGGGGATTCTGGGATTCCAATTACGACAATGATCCAACTGACGAATATTACCGAGCCATGATCGCAGCGAATCCCGGGAATCCACTTTTTCTTAGCAACTACGCAAGGTACTTGAAAGAG GTTTGTGGAGATTATGTTAGAGCAGAAGAGTATTGTGCAAGAGCAATTTTGGCTGACCAGAATGATGGGAAGGTATTATCCATGTATGCAGATTTGATATGGGAGAGCCACAAGGATGCTCCTCGTGCTGAGTGTTACTATGATCAAGCCGTTAAAGCTGCTCCAGATGATTG A
- the LOC107461602 gene encoding uncharacterized protein LOC107461602 isoform X1 — protein MTSTTTMLLRSSSSSSTLNSWLPHSNHSSAEPEIIHQIPRITRSITLSASSSPKGVALPRVLSDSDLSSSVHMPWVRPPSRTTSLGPALFSFSELTEGDGAGCGGGGGGGIGIGGGRGGWGFWDSNYDNDPTDEYYRAMIAANPGNPLFLSNYARYLKEVCGDYVRAEEYCARAILADQNDGKVLSMYADLIWESHKDAPRAECYYDQAVKAAPDDCYVLASYAHFLWDATEAGELGEEDSSQTSPSFFHGGIPPAPPSPLATAA, from the exons aTGACAAGCACAACAACTATGCTTCTTCGAAGCTCATCATCTTCGTCCACGCTCAATTCATGGCTTCCCCATTCCAATCACTCTTCTGCCGAACCCGAAATCATTCACCAGATTCCACGAATAACTCGATCCATCACGTTGTCCGCATCGTCCTCGCCGAAAGGAGTCGCATTGCCGCGTGTTCTCTCTGATTCTGATCTCTCCTCCTCCGTACACATGCCTTGGGTTCGTCCTCCTTCCAGAACGACGTCGTTGGGCCCCGCATTGTTTTCGTTCTCCGAGTTGACAGAAGGCGACGGTGCAggttgtggtggtggtggaggaggtGGTATTGGCATTGGTGGCGGTCGCGGTGGTTGGGGATTCTGGGATTCCAATTACGACAATGATCCAACTGACGAATATTACCGAGCCATGATCGCAGCGAATCCCGGGAATCCACTTTTTCTTAGCAACTACGCAAGGTACTTGAAAGAG GTTTGTGGAGATTATGTTAGAGCAGAAGAGTATTGTGCAAGAGCAATTTTGGCTGACCAGAATGATGGGAAGGTATTATCCATGTATGCAGATTTGATATGGGAGAGCCACAAGGATGCTCCTCGTGCTGAGTGTTACTATGATCAAGCCGTTAAAGCTGCTCCAGATGATTG TTATGTTCTAGCATCCTATGCTCATTTTCTTTGGGATGCCACGGAAGCGGGTGAGCTAGGGGAAGAAGATTCCTCTCAAACTTCTCCTAGTTTCTTCCATGGAGGTATTCCACCAGCTCCCCCTTCTCCTCTAGCCACAGCTGCTTAA